In Fusobacterium canifelinum, a genomic segment contains:
- a CDS encoding type II secretion system protein, with translation MKNRGFSLIEIVVAVAIMGILSGIVGLQLRSYIAKSKDTKAVATLNTLRVAAQLYQVENEEALIDTASLTTYNEQKVKDALKKLEPYLDNNAKAIIEKPEIAIGGSKATQNGDVKYGGKVRITFKDPNGNSSDGYYMWLEPVSPTEAYDIKGNKWIEF, from the coding sequence ATGAAAAATCGTGGTTTTTCTTTAATTGAAATTGTTGTAGCAGTGGCAATAATGGGGATATTGTCAGGAATAGTGGGGTTACAGTTAAGAAGTTATATTGCAAAATCAAAGGATACTAAAGCGGTTGCAACACTTAATACTTTACGTGTGGCTGCACAACTTTATCAAGTAGAGAATGAGGAAGCTTTAATTGATACTGCTAGTTTAACAACTTATAATGAGCAAAAAGTAAAAGATGCATTAAAAAAATTGGAACCTTATCTTGATAATAATGCAAAAGCAATTATAGAAAAACCTGAAATAGCAATAGGTGGTTCAAAAGCTACTCAAAATGGAGATGTAAAATATGGAGGAAAAGTAAGGATTACTTTTAAAGATCCAAATGGAAATAGTAGTGATGGCTATTATATGTGGTTAGAACCTGTTAGTCCAACAGAAGCATATGATATAAAGGGAAATAAATGGATAGAATTTTAA
- a CDS encoding type II secretion system F family protein gives MKNKKEKILFFTNELAIMLKSGLTFTTAIEIILREEKDKNFKEVLKKIHKNLIAGKSIFESFKNFDKIFGNTYLYMLKIGEVSGSIAERLEDISKSLEFDLTNQKKLGGILVYPIVVISLTLIIVTFLLTFILPNFITIFEENQVELPLITRILLFISRNFHYILLFIIVLILIIFITNVYINNNKSKRIQKDKWLLNMKLFGELRKLSLSSDLYHSFSILLSVGIGIIESVDILYMNNNNYYIKENLLEVKKSLLAGNNIATALKKLNLYDERFSILITAGEESGYLSENLLQISKILKQDFEYKLKKLMSLLEPLVVVFLGFIVAFVVVAIYLPILSIGDVFSQ, from the coding sequence ATGAAAAATAAAAAAGAAAAAATTTTATTTTTTACTAATGAACTGGCAATAATGCTAAAAAGTGGACTAACTTTTACAACTGCCATTGAGATTATATTAAGAGAAGAAAAGGATAAAAATTTTAAAGAAGTTTTAAAGAAAATCCATAAAAATTTAATAGCTGGGAAAAGTATTTTTGAAAGTTTTAAGAATTTTGACAAGATTTTTGGTAATACTTATTTATACATGTTGAAAATTGGAGAAGTCAGTGGAAGTATTGCAGAAAGATTGGAAGATATTTCAAAATCTTTGGAATTTGATTTAACAAACCAGAAGAAATTAGGAGGAATATTAGTTTATCCAATAGTTGTTATAAGTTTAACCCTTATAATAGTAACTTTTTTACTGACTTTTATACTTCCAAATTTTATTACAATTTTTGAAGAAAACCAAGTTGAACTACCTTTAATAACAAGAATTTTATTATTTATTTCAAGGAATTTTCACTATATTTTACTATTTATAATAGTTTTAATATTAATAATATTTATTACAAATGTGTATATAAACAATAATAAATCGAAAAGAATTCAAAAAGATAAGTGGCTTTTAAATATGAAGTTATTTGGAGAGTTAAGAAAGCTATCTTTGAGTTCAGATTTATACCATTCATTTTCTATTCTTCTAAGTGTAGGAATAGGTATAATTGAAAGTGTAGACATTTTGTATATGAACAATAATAATTATTATATAAAAGAGAATTTATTAGAAGTCAAAAAATCATTATTAGCAGGAAATAATATAGCAACAGCTTTAAAAAAATTAAATTTATATGATGAGAGATTTTCAATTTTAATTACTGCTGGCGAAGAAAGTGGTTATCTATCAGAAAATTTATTACAGATTTCAAAAATATTAAAACAAGATTTTGAATATAAACTAAAAAAATTAATGTCATTACTCGAACCTTTGGTAGTGGTATTTTTAGGATTTATTGTAGCCTTTGTTGTTGTGGCTATATATTTGCCAATACTATCAATAGGAGATGTATTTAGTCAATAG
- a CDS encoding GspE/PulE family protein yields MGNSSEKIEKYFKKTINSTMNNNKNSYIEDIEELFIRENVNSNKGIFSILLEAIKFSASDIHIEALTDKIRIRYRINGILKEVAEIDKSFLSSIVSKLKILSSLDIVEKRKPQDGRFSLKYKGREIDFRTSIMPTMNGEKIVIRILDKFNYNFTLEDLYLSEENKKIFYKAINQNTGIILVNGPTGSGKSSTLYSILKYKNREEVNISTVEDPIEYQIEGINQVQCRNEIGLGFATILRALLRQDPDILMVGEIRDKETAEIAVKASLTGHLVFSTLHSNDSLGCINRLVNLGIDSYLLSLVLQMVVSQRLVRKLCPHCKKEDENYKEKLKSLNLSEEKYKDIKFYTSDGCEKCMGTGYIGRIPVFEIIYFDDILKDMLAQKKEIKQNFKTLLDDAMDKAKESLTSLDEIMRQL; encoded by the coding sequence ATGGGGAATAGTTCTGAAAAAATAGAAAAATATTTTAAGAAAACTATCAATAGTACTATGAACAATAATAAAAATTCATATATTGAAGATATAGAAGAGCTATTTATTCGTGAAAATGTCAATTCTAACAAAGGAATTTTCTCAATATTGTTAGAAGCTATAAAGTTTTCAGCAAGTGATATCCATATTGAAGCATTGACAGATAAAATAAGAATAAGATATAGAATTAATGGTATTTTAAAAGAAGTTGCAGAAATTGATAAATCTTTTTTATCCTCAATAGTTTCTAAATTAAAAATTTTATCTTCTCTTGATATAGTTGAAAAAAGAAAGCCTCAAGATGGTAGATTTTCATTGAAATATAAGGGAAGAGAAATAGATTTTAGAACTTCAATTATGCCAACTATGAATGGAGAGAAAATAGTAATTAGAATTTTAGATAAATTCAACTATAATTTTACTTTAGAAGATTTATACTTATCAGAAGAAAATAAAAAAATTTTCTATAAGGCTATAAATCAAAATACTGGAATTATCTTAGTAAATGGACCAACAGGCTCAGGAAAATCAAGCACACTATATAGCATTTTAAAATATAAAAATAGAGAAGAAGTTAATATTTCAACTGTTGAAGACCCTATTGAATATCAAATTGAAGGAATAAATCAAGTTCAATGCAGAAATGAAATAGGTTTAGGTTTTGCAACAATTTTAAGAGCATTGTTAAGACAAGACCCAGATATTTTAATGGTGGGGGAAATAAGAGATAAGGAAACGGCAGAGATTGCAGTTAAAGCCTCACTTACAGGACATTTAGTTTTTTCAACTCTACATTCAAATGATAGTTTAGGATGTATAAATAGACTAGTAAATTTGGGGATTGATAGCTATTTATTGAGTTTAGTTTTACAGATGGTAGTATCTCAAAGACTGGTTAGAAAATTATGTCCTCACTGTAAAAAAGAAGATGAAAACTACAAAGAAAAATTAAAAAGTTTAAATCTTTCAGAAGAAAAATATAAGGATATAAAATTTTACACTTCTGATGGTTGTGAGAAATGTATGGGAACTGGCTATATAGGAAGAATACCTGTTTTTGAAATAATATATTTTGATGATATCTTAAAAGATATGTTAGCACAGAAAAAGGAGATAAAACAAAATTTTAAAACTTTACTTGATGATGCAATGGATAAAGCAAAGGAAAGTTTAACTTCCTTAGATGAGATAATGAGGCAACTATGA
- a CDS encoding Mrp/NBP35 family ATP-binding protein → MIQKDAPKVKDDKNIKNVIAVMSGKGGVGKSTVTTLLAKELRKKGYSVGVMDADITGPSIPRLMNVSNQKMITDGKNMYPVVTEDGIEIVSINLMIDENEPVVWRGPVIAGAVMQFWNEVVWSDLDYLLIDMPPGTGDVPLTVMKSFNIKGLIMVSVPQDMVSMIVTKAIKMARKMGQNIIGLIENMSYITCDCCDNKIYLTDENDTQTFLKENDVELLGELPMTKQIARLTKGESGYPEETFSKIADRVIEKVKEL, encoded by the coding sequence ATGATACAAAAAGATGCACCTAAGGTGAAAGATGATAAAAATATAAAAAATGTTATTGCAGTAATGAGTGGGAAAGGTGGGGTAGGAAAATCTACTGTAACTACTTTACTTGCAAAAGAATTAAGAAAAAAAGGATATTCAGTTGGAGTTATGGATGCAGATATAACTGGACCTAGCATTCCAAGACTTATGAATGTTAGTAATCAAAAAATGATAACTGATGGAAAAAATATGTATCCAGTTGTTACAGAAGATGGAATAGAAATTGTTTCAATAAATCTTATGATAGATGAAAATGAACCCGTTGTATGGCGTGGACCTGTAATTGCAGGAGCTGTTATGCAATTTTGGAATGAAGTTGTTTGGAGTGATTTAGATTATCTTTTAATAGATATGCCACCTGGAACAGGAGATGTCCCTTTAACAGTTATGAAAAGTTTTAACATTAAAGGTTTAATTATGGTTTCAGTTCCACAAGATATGGTTTCTATGATAGTTACAAAAGCTATTAAAATGGCAAGAAAAATGGGACAAAATATTATAGGTTTAATAGAAAATATGAGCTATATCACTTGTGATTGTTGTGATAATAAAATCTATTTAACAGATGAAAATGATACTCAAACTTTCTTAAAAGAAAATGATGTTGAGCTTTTAGGAGAACTTCCTATGACTAAACAAATTGCAAGATTAACTAAGGGAGAAAGTGGGTATCCAGAAGAAACATTCTCTAAGATTGCAGATAGAGTTATAGAAAAAGTTAAAGAATTATAG
- a CDS encoding YbaN family protein, producing MENLKKKIYIFIGILAVGLGIIGAFLPVMPTVPFLLVALFCFERSSKKYHDMILNNKYFGKVLRDYYEGRGLTTSVKIKAILFLTCGIGFSFYKVQHLHLRIMLAVIWLGVTIHIILLKTKPKEK from the coding sequence ATGGAGAACTTAAAGAAAAAAATTTACATATTTATTGGAATTTTAGCAGTTGGATTAGGAATAATAGGTGCTTTTTTACCAGTAATGCCAACTGTTCCATTTTTACTTGTAGCTCTTTTTTGTTTTGAAAGATCATCTAAAAAATATCATGATATGATACTTAATAATAAATATTTTGGAAAAGTTTTAAGAGATTATTATGAAGGCAGGGGGTTGACTACTTCTGTCAAAATAAAGGCAATATTATTTTTGACTTGTGGTATAGGTTTTTCATTTTATAAAGTACAACATTTACATTTAAGAATAATGTTAGCTGTCATTTGGTTAGGAGTAACTATACATATCATATTATTAAAAACTAAACCTAAGGAAAAATAA
- a CDS encoding S8 family peptidase, producing MRVRLAKEDKNSNYKVSLLDITKEKDFIKILEDYNIKYKKTEYFTDFFMYKLIDINSKFIMILQEKASNYIKYIEPVSIYSLPIQIDDMEGEVPVIYPEENKNYVTLGVIDNGIAHIKYLDPWIKRVHTRFLKKDTSTTHGTFVSGIALYGDKLENREMVKNEGFYLLDATVLSATTIEEDDLLQNIALAIKENYKKVKIWNLSLSVKLAIEEDTFSDFGVVLDHLQKTYGVLIFKSGGNGGNFMKKLPKGKLYHGSDSLLSIVVGAINDERYASNYSRVGLGPKETIKPDVASYGGELSLGDDGKMVMNGVKSFSRNGNIASSSGTSFATARISSLATIIYQNICKDFKDFTDFNPTLLKALIIHSAKNTDRNLSIEEIGYGIPATSTEILSYFKNDNIKIFNGVMEKNKDIDLDASFFDFKKDIKVKITLVYDTEFDYLQKGEYIKSDIKIKDISEIGRNLTRKFEGILARNRKIELYSDNNIKKNYTLIVEKLS from the coding sequence ATGAGAGTAAGACTAGCAAAAGAAGATAAAAATTCAAACTATAAAGTAAGTTTATTAGATATTACAAAAGAAAAAGATTTTATAAAAATTTTAGAAGATTACAATATCAAATATAAAAAAACAGAATATTTTACAGATTTTTTTATGTATAAATTAATAGATATTAATAGTAAATTCATTATGATATTGCAAGAAAAAGCTTCAAACTATATTAAGTACATTGAGCCTGTTTCAATATATTCATTACCTATACAGATTGATGATATGGAGGGAGAAGTTCCAGTTATCTATCCAGAAGAAAATAAAAACTATGTAACTTTAGGAGTTATAGATAATGGTATTGCACATATAAAATATTTAGACCCTTGGATAAAAAGGGTTCATACAAGATTTTTAAAGAAAGATACAAGTACAACACATGGTACATTTGTTTCAGGAATAGCTTTATATGGAGATAAATTAGAAAATAGAGAGATGGTAAAAAATGAAGGTTTCTACCTTTTAGATGCAACTGTTTTATCAGCTACAACAATAGAAGAAGATGATTTATTACAAAATATAGCCTTAGCAATAAAAGAAAACTATAAAAAAGTTAAAATTTGGAATTTATCTTTAAGTGTAAAATTAGCAATAGAAGAAGATACTTTTTCAGATTTTGGAGTGGTTTTAGACCATTTACAAAAGACTTATGGAGTTCTTATCTTTAAATCTGGTGGAAATGGTGGGAATTTCATGAAAAAATTACCAAAAGGAAAACTTTATCATGGGTCAGACTCTCTACTTTCAATAGTTGTTGGGGCTATAAATGATGAAAGATATGCTTCAAATTATAGTAGAGTTGGTTTAGGACCTAAGGAAACAATAAAGCCTGATGTAGCTAGCTATGGTGGGGAACTGTCACTTGGAGATGATGGAAAAATGGTAATGAATGGAGTAAAATCATTTTCTAGAAATGGAAACATTGCTTCATCATCTGGAACAAGTTTTGCAACAGCAAGAATTTCATCACTTGCTACAATAATTTACCAAAATATTTGTAAGGATTTCAAAGATTTCACTGACTTTAATCCTACTCTTTTGAAGGCATTGATTATCCATTCTGCTAAAAATACAGATAGAAATTTATCTATTGAAGAAATAGGTTATGGAATACCTGCTACTTCAACTGAAATTTTATCATATTTTAAAAATGACAATATTAAAATATTTAATGGAGTAATGGAAAAAAATAAAGATATTGATTTAGATGCTTCATTCTTTGACTTTAAAAAAGATATAAAAGTAAAGATTACTTTGGTTTATGATACAGAATTTGACTATTTACAAAAGGGTGAATATATAAAATCAGATATAAAAATTAAAGATATTTCAGAAATTGGAAGAAATTTAACAAGAAAATTTGAAGGAATATTAGCAAGAAATAGGAAAATAGAATTATATTCTGATAACAATATAAAGAAAAACTATACTTTGATTGTGGAAAAATTGAGCTAA
- a CDS encoding DMT family transporter → MKKDANFGMLSTFVGGTLWGINGVMGSFLFLYKNITTNWLIPYRLVLAGLLLLGYLYYKQGFKIFDILRNPKDLLQIVLFGFIGMLGTQYTYFSAIQFSNAAIATVLTYFGPTLVLIFMCLKERRKPLKYEIVSILLSSFGVFLLATHGDVTNLQISFKALVWGMLSALSVVIYTVQPEKLLKKYGPPIVVAWGMIIGGILITFLTKPWNINVIFDFTAFFVFLLIVFFGTIVAFILYLTGVNIIGPTKASIIACIEPVAATICAILFLGVSFGLLDLIGFVCIISTIFIVAYFDKKVKK, encoded by the coding sequence ATGAAAAAAGATGCTAATTTTGGAATGTTAAGTACTTTTGTTGGAGGTACTCTTTGGGGAATTAATGGTGTAATGGGAAGTTTTTTATTCCTTTATAAAAATATCACTACTAATTGGCTTATACCATATAGATTAGTATTAGCTGGTCTATTATTACTGGGTTACCTATATTATAAACAAGGTTTTAAGATTTTTGATATTTTAAGAAACCCTAAGGACTTATTGCAAATTGTTTTATTTGGATTTATTGGAATGCTAGGTACACAATACACTTATTTTTCTGCTATACAGTTTTCAAATGCTGCAATAGCAACAGTACTTACATATTTTGGTCCAACCCTAGTTTTAATTTTTATGTGTTTAAAAGAAAGAAGAAAGCCTTTAAAGTATGAAATTGTTTCAATTTTACTTTCAAGTTTTGGAGTTTTTCTTTTGGCAACACATGGAGATGTAACAAATTTGCAAATATCTTTTAAAGCACTTGTTTGGGGTATGCTATCAGCACTATCTGTTGTTATTTACACTGTACAACCTGAAAAACTTTTAAAAAAATATGGCCCTCCAATAGTAGTTGCTTGGGGTATGATAATTGGTGGAATACTTATTACATTTTTAACAAAACCTTGGAATATAAATGTTATTTTTGACTTTACAGCTTTCTTTGTATTTTTATTAATAGTATTTTTTGGAACAATTGTTGCATTTATTCTTTATTTAACAGGTGTTAACATTATAGGACCTACAAAAGCAAGTATAATTGCCTGTATTGAGCCAGTAGCTGCAACTATTTGTGCTATATTATTTTTAGGTGTATCTTTTGGTCTTTTAGATTTGATAGGTTTTGTATGTATAATATCAACAATTTTTATAGTTGCTTATTTTGATAAAAAGGTTAAGAAATAA
- a CDS encoding DUF6290 family protein, with protein MATITLNVTDEEKKLITEFSEANNMSISELILKIIEDLEDEEDYKLAEKIINDPNTKYTEGVEDLAKEFGIDYDVL; from the coding sequence ATGGCTACTATAACATTAAATGTTACAGATGAAGAAAAAAAATTAATAACTGAATTTTCAGAAGCTAACAATATGAGTATATCAGAACTTATACTAAAAATTATTGAAGATTTAGAAGATGAAGAAGATTACAAATTAGCAGAAAAAATAATAAATGACCCTAATACTAAATATACAGAAGGTGTTGAAGATCTTGCTAAAGAATTTGGGATTGATTATGATGTCTTATAA